A section of the Pimelobacter simplex genome encodes:
- a CDS encoding DUF1028 domain-containing protein, which yields MTFSVIGFDPRDGSLGFASQSHFFGVGSVVGRAEAGVGAVVSQAFANTDWPHLGLGLLREGGSPDEVVRLLVAGDELAEHRQLLVMDATGRSAAHHGRACAPVVSTAADATSVAGGNMLASADVAPALLLGAPGGPSLARQLVAALRAGEDAGGDVRGTQSAVVTVVSGRRTATPWREVHADLRVDDHPDPVAELERMLPLHEGFGAVGAALFAAPLVIGARAAVDPAQADAMLHRLAAAEDLLGDNREAALWRAVVALRAGRTSLGREVLTALLRERPALGGFVDGLVEVGILDAADIR from the coding sequence ATGACGTTCTCGGTGATCGGGTTCGACCCCCGCGACGGCTCGCTCGGCTTCGCCTCGCAGTCGCACTTCTTCGGCGTCGGCTCGGTCGTGGGCCGGGCCGAGGCCGGGGTCGGCGCCGTGGTCAGCCAGGCGTTCGCGAACACCGACTGGCCGCACCTGGGCCTCGGCCTGCTCCGCGAGGGCGGCTCGCCGGACGAGGTGGTGCGCCTCCTCGTCGCCGGCGACGAGCTCGCCGAGCACCGGCAGCTGCTGGTCATGGACGCCACCGGACGCAGTGCCGCCCACCACGGGCGCGCCTGCGCCCCGGTCGTGAGCACTGCCGCGGACGCGACGTCCGTCGCGGGCGGCAACATGCTCGCCTCGGCCGACGTCGCGCCGGCGCTGCTGCTCGGAGCACCCGGCGGCCCGTCCCTGGCGCGACAGCTCGTCGCCGCCCTGCGTGCGGGCGAGGACGCCGGTGGTGACGTCCGCGGCACGCAGTCCGCGGTGGTCACCGTCGTCAGCGGCCGCCGTACGGCGACGCCGTGGCGCGAGGTCCACGCCGACCTCCGGGTCGACGACCATCCCGACCCGGTGGCCGAGCTGGAGCGGATGCTGCCGCTCCACGAGGGCTTCGGAGCCGTCGGTGCCGCGCTCTTCGCGGCCCCGCTGGTGATCGGTGCCCGCGCCGCCGTCGACCCGGCTCAGGCCGACGCGATGCTCCACAGGCTCGCCGCGGCCGAGGACCTCCTGGGCGACAACCGCGAGGCCGCCCTGTGGCGTGCGGTGGTCGCCCTCCGCGCCGGGCGGACCTCGCTCGGCCGCGAGGTCCTGACCGCCCTGCTCCGCGAGCGCCCCGCACTGGGTGGGTTCGTCGACGGTCTGGTCGAGGTCGGCATCCTGGATGCGGCGGACATCCGGTGA
- a CDS encoding indolepyruvate ferredoxin oxidoreductase family protein translates to MTELIDRPTTSPEPAASYDLADRYRPGGPPMLLTGVQAIARLLVEHRALDRRRGLRTASFISGYQGSPLGGLDKMLGEMRDVLDENDIRFVPGLNEELAATSMWGSQIELPLGRRTHDGVTGFWYGKGPGLDRATDALRHANMYGVHPLGGALLLVGDDPASKSSTVPAVSERSLAALGIPVLFPRNAEEIVTLGLHGIEMSRTSGCVVALKIVADVADGAWVVDPSVGDLAPVIPSIEWNGAPYTYRQQPLVVSPTAIVATEAELVGPRTELARAYAAANGIDRVEIDPPHATTGFVATGSCYDSMRQAMTDLGITDEALHAAGIRVLRLGLMSPVEPGVVRRFAAGLDRLVVIEDKTSFVETQIRDILYGTAGAPQVLGKKDSTGLTLVPADGELTSGRLLAPMRHLLQGTVALQPPPAKRIPLPLLSTSRSAYFCSGCPHNRSTAIPDGSMGGGGIGCHAMVTVSDRDDSAVTGLTQMGGEGAQWIGQAWFTDAGHVFQNVGDGTFFHSAQLAVQACIAAGVNITYKVLYNDVVAMTGAQDAEGALTVPQLTRKLHTEGVRKIVVCADEPSRHKRRDLAPGTLLWDRTRLDEAQKMLREVPGVTVLIYDQHCAADARRQRKRGALPTRTKRVVINEAVCEGCGDCGVKSNCLSVQPVETEYGRKTRIEQTSCNTDYSCLEGDCPSFVTVETAPRRRRKAPQAGKTAKAAKAKRSYPTPPSAAPSVAEQRVTTTQNVFMVGIGGTGIVTVNQVLATAALRAGYGVESLDQTGLSQKAGPVTGHLRFADGELEPANRLTPGSADCFLGFDLLTLAEDRNLAYGATALTRTVVSTSRTPTGAMVYDPSVQHPDDGDLLTRVRTASKELFDFDALEAADRIFGNTVAANFLLVGAAYQTGALLLPAAAIEEAIEINGTAVAANVAAFRWGRVAVTDPAAFHAANAAGAAAAAPVPASTPVVPASVAASGLQGEVLRLVERRAADLVGYQDERLADAYVDVVAAIARAEQAVTTETRFSEAVARHLFKLTAYKDEYEVARLLTDPAFVASTGAAYPGGTVSFQLHPPALRALGRKKKVGFGPRSHVTLRALARMKFLRGTAADPFGYAHVRRVERDLRDHYRTLVADLARELTPAGYDRAVRLAELPDLVRGYEGVKLRNVERYVAELAELGVTPPAVKLA, encoded by the coding sequence ATGACCGAGCTCATCGACCGGCCCACGACGAGCCCCGAGCCCGCGGCGTCGTACGACCTCGCGGACCGGTACCGCCCCGGCGGCCCGCCGATGCTGCTCACCGGCGTCCAGGCGATCGCCCGGCTCCTGGTCGAGCACCGCGCCCTCGACCGGCGCCGCGGCCTGCGCACGGCGTCGTTCATCTCCGGCTACCAGGGCAGCCCGCTCGGCGGTCTCGACAAGATGCTCGGCGAGATGCGCGACGTGCTCGACGAGAACGACATCCGCTTCGTGCCCGGCCTCAACGAGGAGCTCGCGGCCACCTCGATGTGGGGCAGCCAGATCGAGCTCCCGCTCGGCCGGCGCACCCACGACGGCGTGACCGGCTTCTGGTACGGCAAGGGCCCCGGCCTCGACCGCGCCACCGACGCCCTCCGCCACGCCAACATGTACGGCGTCCACCCGCTCGGCGGCGCACTGCTGCTGGTCGGCGACGACCCGGCGTCGAAGTCGTCGACCGTGCCGGCCGTCAGCGAGCGCTCGCTGGCCGCGCTCGGCATCCCGGTGCTCTTCCCGCGCAACGCCGAGGAGATCGTCACCCTCGGCCTGCACGGCATCGAGATGTCGCGGACCTCGGGCTGCGTGGTCGCGCTCAAGATCGTCGCCGACGTCGCCGACGGTGCCTGGGTCGTCGACCCGTCCGTGGGCGACCTCGCGCCGGTCATCCCCTCGATCGAGTGGAACGGCGCCCCCTACACCTACCGCCAGCAGCCCCTCGTGGTCAGCCCGACCGCGATCGTGGCCACCGAGGCCGAGCTCGTCGGCCCCCGCACCGAGCTGGCGCGCGCCTACGCCGCGGCCAACGGGATCGACCGCGTCGAGATCGACCCGCCGCACGCGACGACCGGCTTCGTCGCCACCGGCAGCTGCTACGACTCGATGCGCCAGGCGATGACCGACCTCGGCATCACCGACGAGGCGCTGCACGCGGCCGGCATCCGGGTGCTCCGGCTGGGCCTGATGAGCCCCGTCGAGCCCGGCGTCGTACGACGGTTCGCGGCGGGACTCGACCGCCTCGTGGTGATCGAGGACAAGACGTCCTTCGTCGAGACCCAGATCCGCGACATCCTCTACGGCACGGCCGGTGCACCCCAGGTGCTCGGCAAGAAGGACAGCACCGGCCTCACGCTGGTGCCCGCCGACGGCGAGCTCACCTCGGGTCGCCTGCTGGCGCCGATGCGCCACCTGCTCCAGGGCACCGTGGCGCTCCAGCCGCCGCCGGCCAAGCGGATCCCGCTGCCGCTGCTGTCGACCAGCCGGTCGGCGTACTTCTGCAGCGGCTGCCCGCACAACCGCTCCACCGCGATCCCCGACGGCTCGATGGGCGGCGGCGGCATCGGCTGCCACGCCATGGTCACCGTCTCCGACCGCGACGACAGCGCGGTCACCGGCCTGACCCAGATGGGCGGCGAGGGCGCGCAGTGGATCGGCCAGGCCTGGTTCACCGACGCCGGCCACGTCTTCCAGAACGTCGGCGACGGCACGTTCTTCCACTCCGCCCAGCTCGCCGTCCAGGCCTGCATCGCGGCCGGCGTCAACATCACCTACAAGGTGCTCTACAACGACGTCGTCGCGATGACCGGCGCCCAGGACGCCGAGGGCGCGCTCACCGTCCCCCAGCTCACCCGCAAGCTGCACACCGAGGGCGTGCGCAAGATCGTCGTGTGCGCCGACGAGCCGAGCCGGCACAAGCGCCGCGACCTGGCCCCCGGCACGCTGCTGTGGGACCGCACCCGGCTCGACGAGGCGCAGAAGATGCTGCGCGAGGTCCCCGGCGTCACCGTGCTGATCTACGACCAGCACTGCGCCGCGGACGCCCGCCGCCAGCGCAAGCGGGGCGCCCTGCCCACCCGCACCAAGCGCGTCGTCATCAACGAGGCCGTGTGCGAGGGCTGCGGCGACTGCGGCGTCAAGAGCAACTGCCTCTCGGTGCAGCCCGTCGAGACCGAATACGGCCGCAAGACCCGCATCGAGCAGACCTCCTGCAACACCGACTACAGCTGCCTCGAGGGCGACTGCCCGTCGTTCGTCACGGTCGAGACCGCCCCCCGCCGCCGGCGCAAGGCACCCCAGGCGGGCAAGACCGCCAAGGCCGCCAAGGCCAAGCGCTCGTACCCGACCCCGCCGAGCGCCGCCCCCAGCGTCGCCGAGCAGCGGGTCACCACGACCCAGAACGTCTTCATGGTCGGCATCGGCGGCACCGGCATCGTCACCGTCAACCAGGTGCTCGCCACCGCCGCCCTGCGCGCCGGCTACGGCGTCGAGTCGCTCGACCAGACCGGCCTGAGCCAGAAGGCGGGCCCGGTCACCGGTCACCTGCGGTTCGCCGACGGCGAGCTCGAGCCGGCCAACCGGCTCACCCCGGGCTCGGCCGACTGCTTCCTCGGCTTCGACCTGCTGACCCTCGCCGAGGACCGCAACCTCGCCTACGGCGCGACGGCGCTGACCCGCACGGTGGTCTCGACCAGCCGCACCCCCACGGGCGCCATGGTCTACGACCCGTCGGTGCAGCACCCCGACGACGGCGACCTCCTCACCCGGGTCCGCACGGCGAGCAAGGAGCTCTTCGACTTCGACGCCCTCGAGGCGGCGGACCGGATCTTCGGCAACACGGTCGCGGCCAACTTCCTGCTGGTCGGCGCCGCCTACCAGACCGGTGCGCTGCTGCTGCCGGCCGCGGCGATCGAGGAGGCCATCGAGATCAACGGCACCGCCGTCGCCGCCAACGTCGCCGCCTTCCGCTGGGGACGCGTCGCGGTCACCGACCCGGCCGCCTTCCACGCCGCCAACGCCGCCGGCGCCGCCGCGGCCGCGCCGGTCCCGGCGAGCACGCCGGTCGTGCCCGCGTCGGTCGCCGCCTCGGGCCTGCAGGGCGAGGTCCTGCGGCTGGTCGAGCGCCGCGCCGCGGACCTCGTCGGCTACCAGGACGAGCGGCTCGCCGACGCCTACGTCGACGTGGTCGCCGCGATCGCCCGGGCCGAGCAGGCGGTGACGACGGAGACCCGCTTCAGCGAGGCCGTCGCGCGTCACCTGTTCAAGCTGACCGCCTACAAGGACGAGTACGAGGTCGCCCGGCTGCTCACCGACCCGGCGTTCGTCGCGTCGACCGGTGCGGCGTACCCCGGCGGCACGGTGTCCTTCCAGCTGCACCCGCCGGCGCTGCGCGCCCTGGGCCGCAAGAAGAAGGTCGGCTTCGGCCCGCGCTCGCACGTCACGCTGCGGGCCCTGGCCCGGATGAAGTTCCTGCGCGGCACGGCGGCCGACCCGTTCGGCTACGCCCACGTACGGCGGGTGGAGCGCGACCTGCGCGACCACTACCGCACGCTGGTCGCCGACCTGGCCCGGGAGCTCACGCCCGCCGGGTACGACCGGGCGGTGCGTCTGGCGGAGCTCCCGGACCTGGTCCGCGGCTACGAGGGCGTCAAGCTGCGCAACGTGGAGCGCTACGTGGCCGAGCTGGCCGAGCTGGGCGTGACGCCCCCGGCCGTGAAGCTCGCGTAG
- a CDS encoding WhiB family transcriptional regulator, producing MREECLGMALELGAEFGVWGGTTPEERRRMARATAGRRTRELFEAPLSRPA from the coding sequence GTGCGCGAGGAGTGCCTGGGGATGGCGCTCGAGCTGGGTGCCGAGTTCGGGGTGTGGGGTGGCACCACGCCCGAGGAGCGCCGCCGGATGGCCCGCGCGACGGCGGGACGCCGTACGCGCGAGCTGTTCGAGGCGCCGCTCAGCCGACCGGCGTGA
- a CDS encoding M20 family metallopeptidase, with amino-acid sequence MSADAAAAAVSPERVVALTEALVRCDTQNPPGRETSVVPALVGVLEGLGCAVEVVEPVPGRPSVLATYRPGSGSAGTLLVNGHIDVVPVVAADWTHPPFEPTLVGTRLHGRGTADMKGGIAAAIEGLAACRDAGVEPPATIVLHLVADEETGGAHGTEALVAAGRVRADACLVPEPTELAISVAERGTVQVRVRVEGEAGHGSEPGAARSAIADAARMITALHDGAVSAAAHPYVGTPTCNVALVEGGVARNVIAPWCTFVLDRRTAPGESVADVLAGLRRVIDAACPGAVYDLETLVVVEPSEVPADHPFPRFVAGLTGADDFVGLSLATDGRFLRNQLAIPTVIYGPGSIRQAHTADEWVEVGELVAAARTFARAYASFTAGGVTPSSASSAT; translated from the coding sequence GTGAGCGCCGACGCAGCCGCCGCCGCTGTCTCCCCGGAGCGCGTGGTCGCGCTGACCGAGGCCCTCGTCCGGTGCGACACCCAGAACCCGCCGGGCCGCGAGACCTCCGTCGTCCCGGCCCTGGTCGGCGTCCTCGAGGGCCTCGGCTGCGCGGTCGAGGTCGTCGAGCCCGTCCCCGGGCGCCCGTCGGTCCTCGCGACCTACCGGCCCGGGTCCGGCTCGGCGGGGACCCTCCTGGTCAACGGGCACATCGACGTCGTCCCGGTGGTCGCGGCGGACTGGACCCACCCGCCGTTCGAGCCGACCCTGGTCGGCACCCGCCTCCACGGCCGGGGCACGGCCGACATGAAGGGCGGGATCGCCGCCGCCATCGAGGGTCTCGCCGCCTGCCGGGACGCGGGCGTCGAGCCACCGGCCACGATCGTGCTGCACCTCGTCGCCGACGAGGAGACCGGGGGAGCCCATGGCACCGAGGCGCTCGTCGCCGCCGGCCGGGTCCGGGCCGACGCCTGCCTCGTCCCGGAGCCGACCGAGCTCGCGATCTCCGTCGCCGAGCGCGGCACGGTCCAGGTGCGGGTCCGGGTCGAGGGCGAGGCCGGGCACGGCTCCGAGCCGGGCGCCGCCCGGTCGGCGATCGCCGACGCGGCGCGGATGATCACCGCCCTGCACGACGGCGCCGTCTCCGCCGCCGCCCACCCCTACGTCGGTACGCCGACGTGCAATGTCGCGCTGGTCGAGGGCGGGGTGGCGCGCAATGTCATCGCGCCGTGGTGCACGTTCGTGCTCGACCGTCGTACGGCGCCGGGGGAGAGCGTCGCCGACGTCCTCGCCGGGCTGCGCCGGGTGATCGACGCGGCCTGCCCCGGCGCGGTCTACGACCTCGAGACGCTCGTCGTGGTGGAGCCCTCCGAGGTGCCCGCCGACCACCCGTTCCCCCGCTTCGTCGCGGGGCTGACGGGTGCCGACGACTTCGTGGGGCTCTCGCTCGCCACCGACGGGCGCTTCCTCCGCAACCAGCTCGCCATCCCGACCGTCATCTACGGTCCGGGCTCGATCCGTCAGGCCCACACGGCCGACGAGTGGGTCGAGGTCGGCGAGCTGGTCGCGGCGGCGCGTACCTTCGCGCGGGCCTACGCGAGCTTCACGGCCGGGGGCGTCACGCCCAGCTCGGCCAGCTCGGCCACGTAG
- a CDS encoding LLM class flavin-dependent oxidoreductase: MRTTSSRGPRIGLVLGSAQPPGETVALARAAEQGGFDELWVGEDYFFTGGIATAGAALAHTTLPVGIGILPTTSRHPALLAMELATMAEIYPGRLTAGVGVGVPDWLEQMGIGPAKPLTALKNTLGALRLLLEGGELTTANDDFVASGVRLEHAPATPPALFLGVGGPKALRTAGGIADGAILSVLAGEEYVRWAAAAVAEGGAGEDFDLVAYTFVSMADDALEARERLRELFAIYLLAGPRNPMTEAHGIADEAAHLATLPFEEAVAKIPDAWIDDLAIVGDPDTCARKIRRLGEAGATAVSFCLVPGDDAEAEVARLATELLPRVRGER; encoded by the coding sequence ATGAGGACGACGAGCAGCCGCGGCCCCCGCATCGGCCTGGTCCTCGGCAGCGCGCAGCCCCCGGGCGAGACCGTCGCCCTGGCCCGCGCGGCCGAGCAGGGCGGCTTCGACGAGCTGTGGGTCGGCGAGGACTACTTCTTCACCGGCGGCATCGCCACCGCCGGCGCCGCGCTCGCGCACACCACCCTGCCGGTCGGCATCGGCATCCTGCCGACCACCTCGCGCCATCCCGCGCTCCTGGCGATGGAGCTCGCGACGATGGCCGAGATCTACCCGGGCCGGCTCACCGCCGGTGTCGGCGTCGGCGTCCCGGACTGGCTGGAGCAGATGGGCATCGGCCCGGCCAAGCCGCTGACCGCGCTCAAGAACACCCTCGGCGCACTGCGCCTCCTGCTCGAGGGCGGCGAGCTCACCACGGCCAACGACGACTTCGTCGCCTCCGGCGTACGCCTGGAGCACGCGCCGGCCACCCCGCCCGCGCTCTTCCTGGGCGTCGGCGGCCCCAAGGCGCTGCGCACCGCGGGCGGGATCGCCGACGGCGCGATCCTCTCGGTCCTCGCCGGTGAGGAGTACGTCCGCTGGGCGGCCGCCGCGGTCGCCGAGGGCGGGGCGGGGGAGGACTTCGACCTCGTCGCCTACACCTTCGTGAGCATGGCCGACGACGCGCTGGAGGCCCGGGAGCGGCTGCGCGAGCTGTTCGCCATCTACCTGCTGGCGGGGCCGCGCAACCCGATGACCGAGGCGCACGGGATCGCCGACGAGGCGGCCCACCTCGCCACCTTGCCGTTCGAGGAGGCGGTCGCCAAGATCCCCGACGCCTGGATCGACGACCTCGCCATCGTCGGCGACCCGGACACCTGCGCCCGCAAGATCCGGCGGCTGGGCGAGGCCGGGGCCACGGCGGTCAGCTTCTGCCTGGTCCCCGGCGACGACGCCGAGGCCGAGGTGGCGCGGCTCGCGACCGAGCTGCTCCCGCGGGTCCGGGGCGAGCGATGA
- a CDS encoding YybH family protein: MTAPTFARRTAPQEDIDQILHLHREWWESNLDWDIPRMSKVFPEPGEEYLMFNFNGHPYFNMREKVALWEFYRDLIDQSGGMTTRVMRLEIKGDMAWLACEFSIEAEMRDGGEWTADNVDATVGRATEIYHRDNGSGAPEWRMWHTQITALPELDEERPGLGGSTSSRGLGWVPWNPLPEGV; the protein is encoded by the coding sequence ATGACCGCACCGACCTTCGCCCGCCGTACCGCACCGCAGGAGGACATCGACCAGATCCTGCACCTGCACCGGGAGTGGTGGGAGTCCAACCTGGACTGGGACATCCCGCGCATGAGCAAGGTCTTCCCGGAGCCCGGCGAGGAGTACCTCATGTTCAACTTCAACGGGCACCCCTACTTCAACATGCGCGAGAAGGTCGCCCTCTGGGAGTTCTACCGCGACCTCATCGACCAGTCCGGCGGCATGACCACCCGGGTCATGCGCCTGGAGATCAAGGGCGACATGGCCTGGCTCGCCTGCGAGTTCTCGATCGAGGCCGAGATGCGCGACGGCGGCGAGTGGACCGCCGACAACGTCGATGCGACGGTCGGGCGGGCCACCGAGATCTACCACCGCGACAACGGCTCCGGCGCGCCCGAGTGGCGGATGTGGCACACCCAGATCACCGCCCTGCCCGAGCTCGACGAGGAGCGTCCCGGCCTCGGCGGCTCGACGTCGTCGCGCGGCCTCGGCTGGGTGCCGTGGAACCCGCTCCCCGAGGGGGTCTGA
- a CDS encoding alpha/beta fold hydrolase, with amino-acid sequence MRTPAEVLPRRVELRGGVSVLLREAAGPAGRPAPRVLLVHPANMQATSWDRVVARLPADWSCAAVDLPGHGRSAPRAGYDLATWTASCRHVLDELGWPAAHGVGASVGAAVLAALAATDPARVRTLTTVGGACRAASAADTAEFLAELDRLGAGELLRAIVAGEPGLTPEQAADAVAHTVPGAVRAQVAAIWRAAAASAALDHADRITCPVLAVVGEHDQGCPVADSAELARRTGGRLAVLAGQGHLPLYGAAGDVADLVRAHVTGR; translated from the coding sequence ATGCGCACCCCCGCCGAGGTCCTCCCACGACGCGTCGAGCTGCGTGGCGGCGTGTCCGTCCTGCTCCGCGAGGCGGCCGGTCCGGCCGGTCGGCCGGCCCCCCGGGTGCTCCTCGTGCACCCGGCCAACATGCAGGCGACGAGCTGGGACCGGGTCGTCGCGCGCCTCCCCGCGGACTGGTCCTGCGCCGCCGTCGACCTGCCCGGCCACGGCCGCTCCGCTCCGCGCGCCGGCTACGACCTCGCGACCTGGACGGCGTCCTGCCGGCACGTGCTCGACGAGCTCGGCTGGCCCGCCGCCCACGGCGTCGGCGCCTCGGTCGGCGCCGCGGTGCTCGCCGCCCTCGCCGCGACGGACCCGGCCCGGGTCCGCACGCTCACCACCGTGGGCGGCGCCTGCCGGGCCGCGAGCGCCGCCGACACCGCGGAGTTCCTCGCCGAGCTCGACCGCCTCGGCGCGGGCGAGCTGCTCCGCGCGATCGTCGCCGGCGAGCCCGGGCTCACCCCCGAGCAGGCCGCCGACGCGGTCGCGCACACCGTGCCCGGCGCGGTCCGCGCCCAGGTCGCCGCGATCTGGCGGGCTGCGGCTGCGAGCGCCGCGCTCGACCACGCCGACCGGATCACCTGCCCGGTGCTCGCCGTCGTCGGCGAGCACGACCAGGGCTGCCCGGTCGCGGACTCGGCCGAGCTCGCCCGGCGTACCGGAGGACGGCTCGCGGTGCTCGCGGGCCAGGGCCACCTCCCCCTCTACGGCGCCGCCGGCGACGTCGCGGACCTGGTCCGCGCCCACGTCACCGGCCGCTGA
- a CDS encoding MerR family transcriptional regulator: MTDPAESWRTIGDVAAEIGVSPQTLRVWEKQELLVPDRTGGGQRRYAPEHVARARQIAELRRRHGWNPAAIRISLPDDGTTDPVEQQPAAAPQPDGARLRRARLARGLSLAALAREAETSTAHLSSIERGLDRPSTQLVARLTDALGIPMSGLADFHATDATVVREEDRAPVELENGAHWEELSMPGHQLEPAMLTIAPSGSSGGPYSRPGETFAHVLEGEVEFRLGGTSHDHEQAADTATVGPGDSITVPPNIFLSWRNPGDVPARCLWIELLPPHAWSDPMTQRIVRAASGVTPVG; this comes from the coding sequence ATGACCGACCCCGCGGAGAGCTGGCGCACGATCGGTGACGTCGCCGCCGAGATCGGCGTGAGCCCCCAGACCCTGCGCGTGTGGGAGAAGCAGGAGCTCCTCGTCCCCGACCGCACCGGCGGCGGCCAGCGGCGCTACGCGCCCGAGCACGTCGCCCGGGCCCGCCAGATCGCCGAGCTCCGGCGCCGGCACGGCTGGAACCCCGCGGCGATCCGGATCTCGCTGCCCGACGACGGCACCACCGACCCGGTCGAGCAGCAGCCCGCCGCGGCACCCCAGCCCGACGGCGCCCGGCTGCGCCGCGCCCGGCTCGCCCGGGGGCTCTCCCTAGCCGCGCTGGCCCGCGAGGCGGAGACCTCGACCGCGCACCTGTCGTCGATCGAGCGCGGCCTCGACCGGCCCTCCACCCAGCTCGTCGCCCGGCTCACCGACGCTCTGGGCATCCCGATGAGCGGCCTGGCGGACTTCCACGCGACCGACGCGACCGTCGTACGCGAGGAGGACCGGGCGCCCGTCGAGCTCGAGAACGGCGCCCACTGGGAGGAGCTCTCGATGCCCGGGCACCAGCTCGAGCCGGCGATGCTCACGATCGCGCCCAGCGGGTCGAGCGGCGGCCCCTACTCCCGGCCGGGCGAGACCTTCGCGCACGTGCTCGAGGGCGAGGTCGAGTTCCGGCTCGGCGGGACCTCCCACGACCACGAGCAGGCGGCCGACACCGCGACCGTCGGGCCCGGCGACTCGATCACGGTGCCGCCCAACATCTTCCTGTCGTGGCGCAACCCCGGCGACGTCCCGGCCCGGTGCCTGTGGATCGAGCTGCTCCCGCCGCACGCGTGGTCCGACCCGATGACCCAGCGCATCGTGCGGGCCGCCTCCGGCGTCACGCCGGTCGGCTGA
- a CDS encoding purine-cytosine permease family protein produces the protein MAATEDIDAGTTRPAAGRRMEPETRSIDYVPQSERHGKAWQQAPFWFTGQFVPTTMVVGFVGPVLGLSLAWSLVATIAGVLFGTCFMAFHANQGPTMGLPQMIQSRAQFGLRGASVPMIAVIGVYLGFSSFGVLLGSQVLASYLGWTTLGWSVVIVGLATGLAIFGYDLLHVVLRWLPYLVVPVFGVLTVLALANLTPAAPAVGDGFSWAGLLAQFVAATGYQLGYAVYVSDYSRYLPADTSQRAVIGWTYLGACLSALWLMSLGNFIAASVPVPDALTNLQYVGDQWFDGFGELAVVLVLIPGAIALMGVNLYGAMLSSLSIVQSFRPSLQASARNRALGIVGGAVAVFAVAQWLPASYLGSFNDFVTIMLYVLVPWTAVNLVDYYFVRRGHYAVTEIFRPDGIYGLWGWRGLLAYVLGLLALAPFVRVGTIEGPLLDDVGGVDLAFVIGLVVPGLVYGLLTRGHDVAREEAAVARSRHQLDGDLGVSRGR, from the coding sequence ATGGCGGCGACCGAAGACATCGACGCAGGGACGACGCGGCCGGCTGCGGGACGCAGGATGGAGCCGGAGACCCGGTCCATCGACTACGTGCCGCAGTCCGAGCGGCACGGGAAGGCCTGGCAGCAGGCGCCCTTCTGGTTCACCGGCCAGTTCGTGCCGACCACCATGGTCGTCGGCTTCGTCGGTCCGGTGCTGGGGCTCTCGCTCGCCTGGTCGCTCGTCGCGACGATCGCGGGCGTGCTCTTCGGCACCTGCTTCATGGCGTTCCACGCCAACCAGGGCCCCACGATGGGCCTGCCCCAGATGATCCAGTCCCGCGCGCAGTTCGGCCTGCGCGGCGCGAGCGTGCCGATGATCGCGGTGATCGGCGTCTACCTCGGGTTCAGCTCGTTCGGCGTGCTGCTCGGGTCGCAGGTCCTGGCGTCGTACCTCGGCTGGACGACGCTCGGCTGGAGCGTGGTCATCGTCGGGCTGGCGACCGGTCTCGCGATCTTCGGCTACGACCTGCTCCACGTCGTGCTCCGCTGGCTGCCCTACCTCGTGGTGCCGGTCTTCGGCGTCCTCACGGTGCTCGCGCTCGCGAACCTGACGCCCGCCGCTCCGGCGGTGGGCGACGGCTTCTCGTGGGCGGGGCTGCTCGCGCAGTTCGTGGCGGCGACCGGCTACCAGCTCGGGTACGCCGTCTACGTCTCCGACTACTCGCGCTACCTGCCGGCCGACACCTCGCAGCGCGCGGTCATCGGCTGGACCTACCTCGGCGCCTGCCTGTCCGCGCTGTGGCTGATGTCGCTGGGCAACTTCATCGCGGCGTCGGTGCCGGTGCCCGACGCCCTGACCAACCTCCAGTACGTCGGCGACCAGTGGTTCGACGGCTTCGGCGAGCTCGCGGTGGTGCTGGTGCTCATCCCCGGCGCGATCGCGCTCATGGGCGTCAACCTGTACGGCGCCATGCTGTCCTCGCTGAGCATCGTCCAGTCGTTCCGCCCCAGCCTGCAGGCCTCGGCCCGCAACCGCGCGCTCGGCATCGTGGGCGGCGCCGTCGCGGTGTTCGCGGTCGCGCAGTGGCTGCCGGCGTCGTACCTCGGGAGCTTCAACGACTTCGTCACGATCATGCTCTACGTGCTCGTGCCGTGGACCGCGGTCAACCTGGTCGACTACTACTTCGTGCGCCGCGGGCACTACGCGGTGACCGAGATCTTCCGTCCCGACGGGATCTACGGCCTGTGGGGCTGGCGCGGGCTCCTCGCCTACGTCCTCGGTCTGCTCGCGCTGGCGCCCTTCGTGCGGGTCGGGACGATCGAGGGACCGCTGCTGGACGACGTGGGCGGGGTCGACCTCGCCTTCGTGATCGGCCTCGTCGTGCCGGGCCTCGTCTACGGGCTGCTCACCCGCGGCCACGACGTGGCCCGCGAGGAGGCGGCCGTGGCGCGCAGCCGGCACCAGCTCGACGGCGACCTCGGCGTGAGCCGGGGGCGTTGA